A region from the Geobacillus vulcani PSS1 genome encodes:
- the rimP gene encoding ribosome maturation factor RimP, giving the protein MSKKVTETVEQLVTPILDEMGLELVDIEYVKEGKNWFLRVFIDSDDGVDIEQCGAVSEKLSEKLDEVDPIPHNYFLEVSSPGAERPLKNEKDFAKAIGKHVYIKTYEPIEGEKQFEGELTAFDGTTVTLLVKDRGRQKTVAIPYEKVAQARLAVIFF; this is encoded by the coding sequence ATGAGCAAAAAGGTGACAGAAACGGTCGAACAACTCGTCACACCGATTTTGGACGAAATGGGGCTTGAACTCGTCGATATTGAATATGTGAAGGAAGGGAAAAATTGGTTTTTGCGCGTCTTCATTGACTCTGACGATGGCGTCGATATTGAGCAATGCGGCGCTGTCAGCGAAAAATTGAGCGAAAAGCTGGATGAAGTCGATCCGATTCCGCATAACTATTTTTTGGAAGTGTCATCGCCCGGGGCGGAGCGGCCGCTGAAAAATGAAAAAGATTTTGCCAAGGCCATTGGGAAACATGTATATATCAAAACGTATGAGCCTATTGAAGGAGAAAAGCAGTTTGAAGGCGAACTAACCGCTTTTGACGGAACGACCGTGACGCTGTTGGTCAAAGACCGCGGACGGCAAAAAACGGTCGCCATTCCATATGAAAAAGTGGCGCAGGCCCGATTAGCCGTCATTTTCTTCTAA
- a CDS encoding PolC-type DNA polymerase III gives MVTKEQKERFLILLEQLKMTSDEWMPHFREAAIRKVVIDKEEKSWHFYFQFANVLPVHVYKTFADRLQAAFRHIAAVRHTMEVEAPRVTEADVQAYWPLCLEQLQEGMSPLVDWLSRQTPALKGNKLLIVARHEAEALAVKRRFAKKIADVYASFGFPPLQLDVSIEPSKQEMEQFLAQKQQEDEERALAVLTDMAKEEEKTAASAPSGPLVIGYPIRDEEPVRRLETIVEEERRVVVQGYVFDAEVSELKSGRTLLTMKITDYTNSILVKMFSRDKEDAELMSGVKKGMWVKVRGSVQNDAFVRDLVIIANDLNEIAANERQDTAPEGEKRVELHLHTPMSQMDAVTSVTKLIEQAKKWGHPAIAVTDHAVVQSFPEAYSAAKKHGIKVIYGLEANIVDDGVPIAYNETHRRLSEDTYVVFDVETTGLSAVYNTIIELAAVKVKGGEIIDRFMSFANPGHPLSVTTMELTGITDEMVKDAPKPEDVLARFIDWAGDATLVAHNASFDIGFLNAGLARMGRGKIANPVIDTLELARFLYPDLKNHRLNTLCKKFGIELTQHHRAIYDAEATGHLLMRLLKEAEERGILHHDELNSRTHSEASHRLARPFHVTLLAQNETGLKNLFKLVSLSHIHYFHRVPRIPRSVLVKHRDGLLVGSGCDKGELFDNLIQKAPEEVEDIARFYDFLEVHPPDVYKPLIEMDYVKDEEMIKNIIRHIVALGEKLDIPVVATGNVHYLNPEDKIYRKILIHSQGGANPLNRHELPDVYFRTTNEMLDCFSFLGPEKAKEIVVDNTQKIASLIGEVKPIKDELYTPRIEGADEEIREMSYRRAKEIYGDPLPKLVEERLEKELKSIIGHGFAVIYLISHKLVKKSLDDGYLVGSRGSVGSSFVATMTEITEVNPLPPHYVCPNCKHSEFFNDGSVGSGFDLPDKNCPRCGTKYKKDGHDIPFETFLGFKGDKVPDIDLNFSGEYQPRAHNYTKVLFGEDNVYRAGTIGTVADKTAYGFVKAYASDHNLQLRGAEIDRLAAGCTGVKRTTGQHPGGIIVVPDYMEIYDFTPIQYPADDTSSEWRTTHFDFHSIHDNLLKLDILGHDDPTVIRMLQDLSGIDPKTIPTDDPDVMGIFSSTEPLGVTPEQIMCNVGTIGIPEFGTRFVRQMLEETRPKTFSELVQISGLSHGTDVWLGNAQELIQNGTCTLSEVIGCRDDIMVYLIYRGLEPSLAFKIMESVRKGKGLTPEFEAEMRKHNVPEWYIDSCKKIKYMFPKAHAAAYVLMAVRIAYFKVHHPLLYYASYFTVRAEDFDLDAMIKGSAAIRKRIEEINAKGIQATAKEKSLLTVLEVALEMCERGFSFKNIDLYRSQATEFVIDGDSLIPPFNAIPGLGTNVAQAIVRAREEGEFLSKEDLQQRGKVSKTLLEYLESRGCLDSLPDHNQLSLF, from the coding sequence ATGGTGACAAAAGAGCAAAAAGAGCGGTTTCTCATCCTGCTTGAGCAGCTGAAGATGACGTCGGACGAATGGATGCCGCATTTTCGTGAGGCCGCCATTCGCAAAGTCGTGATCGATAAAGAGGAGAAAAGCTGGCATTTTTACTTTCAGTTCGCCAACGTGCTGCCGGTTCATGTATACAAAACGTTTGCCGATCGGCTGCAGGCGGCGTTCCGCCATATTGCTGCTGTCCGCCATACGATGGAGGTTGAAGCGCCGCGCGTGACAGAGGCGGATGTGCAGGCGTATTGGCCGCTTTGCCTTGAGCAGCTGCAAGAAGGCATGTCGCCGCTTGTCGATTGGCTCAGCCGACAGACGCCGGCGCTGAAAGGAAACAAGCTGCTTATCGTTGCCCGCCATGAAGCGGAAGCGCTGGCCGTCAAACGGCGGTTCGCCAAAAAAATCGCTGATGTGTACGCTTCGTTCGGGTTTCCACCTCTTCAGCTTGACGTCAGCATCGAGCCGTCCAAACAAGAAATGGAGCAGTTTTTGGCGCAAAAGCAGCAGGAAGATGAGGAGCGGGCATTGGCGGTGTTGACCGATATGGCGAAAGAAGAGGAAAAGACAGCGGCAAGCGCGCCGTCTGGCCCGCTTGTCATCGGCTATCCGATCCGCGACGAGGAGCCGGTGCGGCGGCTGGAGACGATCGTCGAAGAAGAGCGGCGCGTCGTCGTGCAAGGCTATGTATTTGACGCCGAAGTGAGCGAATTAAAAAGCGGCCGCACACTGTTGACCATGAAAATCACCGATTACACGAACTCGATTTTAGTCAAAATGTTCTCGCGCGACAAAGAGGATGCCGAGCTCATGAGCGGCGTCAAAAAAGGCATGTGGGTGAAAGTGCGTGGCAGCGTGCAAAATGATGCGTTCGTTCGCGATTTGGTCATCATTGCTAACGATTTGAATGAAATCGCCGCAAACGAACGGCAAGATACAGCGCCGGAGGGAGAAAAGAGGGTTGAGCTTCATTTGCATACCCCGATGAGCCAAATGGACGCGGTCACCTCGGTGACAAAACTCATTGAGCAAGCGAAAAAATGGGGGCACCCGGCGATCGCCGTTACCGACCATGCCGTTGTTCAATCATTTCCGGAGGCTTACAGCGCCGCGAAAAAACACGGCATAAAAGTCATTTACGGCCTTGAGGCGAATATCGTCGACGATGGGGTGCCGATCGCCTACAATGAAACGCACCGCCGGCTGTCCGAGGATACGTACGTCGTCTTTGACGTCGAGACGACGGGCCTGTCGGCTGTGTACAATACGATCATTGAGCTGGCGGCGGTGAAGGTGAAAGGCGGCGAGATCATCGACCGGTTCATGTCGTTTGCCAACCCTGGACATCCGTTGTCGGTGACGACGATGGAGCTGACCGGCATCACCGATGAGATGGTGAAAGATGCTCCGAAGCCGGAAGACGTGTTGGCCCGTTTTATTGATTGGGCGGGCGATGCGACGCTTGTTGCCCACAACGCCAGTTTTGACATCGGGTTTTTAAACGCGGGCCTCGCTCGCATGGGGCGCGGCAAAATCGCGAATCCCGTCATCGATACGCTCGAGCTGGCCCGTTTTTTATACCCAGATTTGAAAAATCACCGGCTCAATACATTGTGCAAAAAATTTGGCATTGAATTGACGCAGCACCACCGCGCCATCTACGATGCGGAGGCGACCGGGCATTTGTTGATGCGACTGTTAAAAGAGGCCGAGGAGCGCGGCATTTTGCATCATGACGAACTGAACAGCCGCACGCACAGCGAGGCGTCGCACCGGCTTGCGCGTCCGTTCCACGTGACGCTGTTGGCGCAAAATGAGACTGGATTGAAAAATTTGTTCAAGCTCGTGTCATTGTCGCACATTCACTATTTTCACCGCGTGCCGCGCATCCCGCGCTCCGTGCTTGTCAAGCATCGCGACGGCTTGCTTGTCGGCTCAGGCTGCGATAAAGGAGAGCTGTTTGACAACTTGATCCAAAAGGCGCCGGAAGAAGTCGAAGACATCGCCCGCTTTTACGATTTTCTTGAAGTGCATCCGCCGGACGTGTACAAGCCGCTCATCGAGATGGATTATGTGAAAGACGAAGAGATGATCAAAAACATCATCCGCCATATCGTCGCCCTTGGTGAGAAGCTTGACATCCCGGTCGTCGCCACCGGCAACGTTCATTACTTGAACCCAGAAGATAAAATTTACCGGAAAATCTTAATCCATTCGCAAGGCGGGGCGAATCCTCTCAACCGCCATGAGCTGCCGGATGTGTATTTCCGTACGACGAATGAAATGCTCGATTGCTTCTCGTTTTTAGGGCCAGAAAAAGCGAAGGAAATCGTCGTTGACAACACGCAAAAAATCGCTTCTCTCATCGGAGAGGTCAAGCCGATCAAAGATGAGCTGTATACGCCGCGCATTGAAGGGGCGGACGAGGAAATCAGGGAAATGAGCTACCGGCGGGCGAAGGAAATCTACGGCGACCCGCTGCCAAAACTAGTTGAAGAGCGGCTTGAGAAGGAGCTAAAAAGCATCATCGGCCATGGCTTTGCCGTCATTTATTTGATCTCGCACAAGCTAGTGAAAAAATCGCTCGATGACGGCTATCTTGTCGGGTCGCGCGGATCGGTCGGCTCGTCGTTTGTCGCGACGATGACGGAAATCACCGAGGTCAATCCGCTGCCGCCGCATTACGTTTGCCCAAACTGCAAGCATTCGGAGTTTTTCAACGACGGATCGGTCGGCTCAGGCTTTGACTTGCCGGATAAAAACTGTCCGCGATGTGGGACGAAATACAAAAAAGATGGGCATGACATCCCGTTTGAGACGTTCCTCGGCTTTAAAGGCGACAAAGTGCCGGATATCGACTTGAACTTTTCCGGCGAATACCAGCCGCGCGCCCACAATTATACGAAAGTGCTGTTTGGCGAAGATAACGTCTATCGGGCGGGAACGATCGGCACGGTCGCCGACAAAACGGCGTACGGATTTGTCAAAGCATATGCGAGCGATCATAATTTGCAGCTGCGCGGCGCGGAAATCGACCGGCTCGCGGCTGGCTGCACCGGGGTAAAGCGGACGACCGGGCAGCATCCGGGCGGCATCATCGTCGTCCCCGATTATATGGAAATTTACGACTTTACGCCGATTCAATATCCGGCCGATGACACGTCCTCCGAATGGCGGACGACCCATTTCGACTTCCATTCGATCCACGACAATTTGTTGAAGCTTGATATTCTCGGGCATGACGATCCGACGGTCATCCGGATGCTGCAAGATTTAAGCGGCATCGACCCGAAAACAATCCCGACCGATGACCCGGATGTGATGGGCATTTTCAGCAGCACCGAACCGCTTGGCGTGACGCCGGAGCAAATCATGTGCAACGTCGGCACAATCGGCATCCCAGAGTTTGGTACACGCTTTGTTCGGCAAATGTTGGAGGAGACAAGACCAAAAACGTTTTCTGAACTCGTGCAAATTTCCGGCTTGTCGCACGGAACGGATGTGTGGCTCGGCAATGCGCAAGAGCTCATTCAAAACGGGACGTGCACACTGTCAGAAGTGATCGGCTGCCGCGACGACATTATGGTGTACTTGATCTACCGCGGCCTCGAGCCGTCGCTGGCGTTTAAAATTATGGAATCGGTGCGCAAAGGAAAAGGCTTGACGCCGGAATTTGAGGCGGAAATGCGCAAGCATAACGTGCCGGAGTGGTACATCGATTCGTGCAAAAAAATCAAGTACATGTTCCCGAAAGCGCACGCCGCCGCCTACGTGTTAATGGCGGTGCGCATCGCCTACTTTAAAGTGCACCATCCGCTTTTATACTATGCGTCGTACTTCACCGTGAGGGCGGAAGATTTTGACCTTGACGCTATGATCAAAGGGTCAGCCGCCATTCGCAAGCGGATTGAGGAAATCAACGCCAAAGGCATTCAGGCGACGGCGAAAGAAAAAAGCTTGCTCACCGTTCTTGAGGTGGCCTTAGAGATGTGCGAGCGTGGATTTTCCTTCAAAAATATTGATTTGTACCGCTCGCAGGCGACCGAATTCGTCATTGACGGCGATTCGCTCATTCCGCCGTTCAACGCCATTCCGGGGCTTGGGACGAACGTGGCGCAGGCGATCGTGCGCGCCCGCGAGGAAGGCGAGTTTTTGTCGAAGGAGGATTTGCAACAGCGCGGTAAAGTATCAAAAACACTGCTGGAGTACTTAGAAAGCCGCGGCTGCCTTGACTCGCTTCCAGACCATAACCAGCTGTCACTGTTTTAG
- a CDS encoding proline--tRNA ligase: MRQSQAFIPTLREVPADAEVKSHQLLLRAGFIRQSASGVYTFLPLGQRVLQKVESIIREEMNRIGALELFMPALQPAELWQQSGRWYSYGPELMRLKDRHERDFALGPTHEEMITAIVRDEVKTYKRLPLVLYQIQTKFRDEKRPRFGLLRGREFIMKDAYSFHTSKESLDETYNNMYEAYANIFRRCGLNFRAVIADSGAIGGKDTHEFMVLSDIGEDTIAYSDASDYAANIEMAPVVATYEKSDEPPAELKKVATPGQKTIDEVTSYLQVSPERCIKSLLFRVDGRYVLVLVRGDHEANDVKVKNVLDATVVEWATPEETERVMNAPIGSLGPIGVSEDVTVIADHAVAAIVNGVCGANEEGYHYIGVNPGRDFVVSQYADLRFVKEGDPSPDGKGTIRFARGIEVGHVFKLGTKYSEAMNAVYLDENGQTQTMIMGCYGIGVSRLVAAIAEQFADEHGLVWPASVAPFHIHLLTANAKSDEQRALAEEWYEKLEQAGFEVLYDDRPERAGVKFADSDLIGLPLRVTVGKRAGEGVVEVKVRKTGESFDVPVSELVDTVRRLLQS, from the coding sequence ATGAGACAAAGTCAAGCATTTATTCCGACGTTGCGTGAAGTGCCGGCGGATGCGGAAGTGAAAAGCCATCAGCTTCTGTTGCGGGCCGGCTTCATTCGTCAAAGTGCCAGCGGCGTCTATACGTTTTTGCCGCTTGGGCAACGTGTTTTGCAAAAAGTGGAATCCATCATTCGTGAAGAAATGAATCGGATTGGAGCGCTGGAGCTTTTCATGCCAGCCTTGCAGCCGGCTGAGCTTTGGCAGCAGTCAGGCCGTTGGTATTCGTACGGGCCGGAGCTGATGCGCTTAAAAGACCGGCATGAGCGCGATTTTGCCCTTGGACCGACGCATGAAGAAATGATCACAGCGATTGTCCGCGACGAAGTGAAAACGTACAAGCGGCTGCCGCTTGTCTTGTATCAAATTCAAACGAAATTCCGTGATGAAAAGCGTCCGCGCTTTGGGCTGTTGCGCGGCCGCGAGTTCATCATGAAAGACGCCTACTCGTTCCATACGTCGAAAGAAAGCTTGGATGAAACGTACAACAACATGTATGAGGCGTACGCAAACATTTTCCGCCGCTGCGGCTTAAACTTCCGCGCGGTCATCGCTGACTCGGGAGCGATCGGCGGTAAAGATACGCATGAGTTTATGGTGCTTTCTGACATCGGCGAAGATACGATCGCCTACTCCGATGCGTCCGACTATGCCGCCAACATCGAGATGGCGCCGGTCGTGGCGACGTATGAAAAAAGCGATGAGCCGCCAGCGGAATTGAAAAAAGTGGCGACGCCGGGGCAAAAAACGATTGACGAAGTCACGTCGTATTTGCAAGTCTCGCCGGAACGCTGCATCAAATCGCTCTTGTTCCGCGTTGACGGCCGTTATGTGCTCGTTCTCGTCCGCGGTGATCATGAAGCCAATGATGTGAAGGTGAAAAACGTGCTTGACGCGACGGTCGTCGAATGGGCGACGCCGGAAGAAACAGAGCGGGTGATGAACGCTCCAATCGGCTCGCTCGGCCCGATCGGCGTCAGCGAAGACGTCACGGTGATCGCGGACCATGCTGTCGCCGCCATCGTCAACGGCGTTTGCGGCGCGAACGAGGAAGGATACCATTACATCGGCGTCAACCCGGGCCGCGATTTTGTCGTTAGCCAATACGCCGATTTGCGCTTCGTAAAAGAAGGAGACCCGTCTCCAGATGGCAAAGGGACGATCCGCTTCGCCCGCGGCATTGAAGTCGGGCATGTGTTTAAGCTGGGGACAAAATACAGCGAAGCGATGAACGCCGTTTATTTGGATGAAAACGGCCAAACGCAGACGATGATCATGGGTTGCTACGGCATTGGCGTATCAAGATTGGTGGCCGCCATCGCCGAACAGTTTGCGGACGAACACGGGCTCGTGTGGCCCGCTTCAGTCGCGCCGTTTCACATCCATTTGCTGACAGCAAACGCCAAAAGCGATGAACAGCGCGCGTTGGCGGAAGAGTGGTATGAAAAGCTTGAACAGGCTGGGTTTGAAGTGTTGTATGACGACCGCCCGGAACGGGCTGGGGTGAAGTTTGCCGACAGCGATTTGATCGGCCTTCCGCTCCGCGTCACCGTCGGCAAGCGGGCCGGTGAAGGCGTTGTCGAAGTCAAAGTGCGGAAAACCGGCGAGTCGTTTGATGTTCCGGTCAGTGAGCTTGTCGATACGGTGCGCCGTCTCCTTCAATCATAA